In Panthera leo isolate Ple1 chromosome B3, P.leo_Ple1_pat1.1, whole genome shotgun sequence, a single genomic region encodes these proteins:
- the CHRNB4 gene encoding neuronal acetylcholine receptor subunit beta-4, translating into MRSAQPLVLFSLVALCRRGDCRVANAEEKLVDDLLNKTRYNNLIRPATSSAQLISIQLQLSLAQLISVNEREQIMTTNVWLKQEWTDYRLAWNSSRYEGVNILRIPAKRIWLPDIVLYNNADGTYEVSLYTNVVVRSNGSIFWLPPAIYKSACKIEVKHFPFDQQNCTLKFRSWTYDHTEIDMVLKSPTASMDDFTPSGEWDIVALPGRRTVNPRDPSYVDVTYDFIIRRKPLFYTINLIVPCVLITSLAILVFYLPSDCGEKMTLCISVLLALTVFLLLISKIVPPTSLDVPLIGKYLMFTMVLVTFSIVTSVCVLNVHHRSPGTHTMAPWVRRCFLRRLPTFLFMKRPDSSPARAPRPGQLRPARLEAASTSSLCGSSMCSAAPQSPGGSGSRTAGLQDFRPRSSGRFQQDVQEALEGVSFIAQHMKSDDRDQSVVEDWKYVAMVVDRLFLWVFVVVCVLGTVGLFLPPLFQTHTPSEGP; encoded by the exons ATGAGGAGTGCGCAGCCCCTGGTCCTTTTCTCCCTGGTTGCCCTTTGCCGGCGCG GGGACTGCCGCGTGGCCAATGCAGAGGAGAAGCTCGTGGACGACCTTCTGAACAAGACCCGCTACAATAACCTGATCCGCCCGGCCACCAGCTCTGCCCAGCTCATCTCCATCCAGCTCCAGCTCTCCCTGGCCCAGCTCATCAGCGTG AACGAGCGGGAACAGATCATGACCACCAACGTCTGGCTGAAACAG GAGTGGACCGACTACCGCCTGGCCTGGAACAGCTCCCGCTACGAAGGCGTGAACATCCTGAGGATCCCTGCAAAGCGCATCTGGCTGCCTGACATTGTGCTTTACAACAA CGCCGACGGGACCTACGAGGTGTCCCTGTACACCAACGTGGTGGTCCGCTCCAACGGCAGCATCTTCTGGCTGCCGCCCGCCATCTACAAGAGCGCCTGCAAGATCGAGGTGAAGCACTTCCCCTTCGACCAGCAGAACTGCACCCTCAAGTTCCGTTCCTGGACCTACGACCACACGGAGATCGACATGGTTCTCAAGTCGCCCACGGCCAGCATGGACGACTTCACGCCCAGCGGCGAGTGGGACATCGTGGCACTGCCGGGGCGAAGGACGGTGAACCCGCGGGACCCCAGCTACGTGGACGTCACGTACGACTTCATCATCCGGCGCAAGCCCCTCTTCTACACCATCAACCTCATCGTCCCCTGCGTGCTCATCACCTCGCTGGCCATCCTCGTCTTCTACCTGCCGTCCGACTGCGGCGAGAAGATGACGCTGTGCATCTCCGTGCTGCTGGCGCTCACCGTCTTCCTGCTGCTCATCTCCAAGATCGTGCCGCCCACCTCGCTGGACGTGCCGCTCATCGGCAAGTACCTCATGTTCACCATGGTGCTGGTCACCTTCTCCATCGTCACCAGCGTGTGCGTGCTCAACGTGCACCACCGCTCGCCCGGCACCCACACCATGGCGCCCTGGGTCCGCCGCTGCTTCCTGCGCCGGCTGCCCACCTTCCTGTTCATGAAGCGCCCGGACAGCAGCCCTGCGAGGGCCCCCCGGCCCGGCCAGCTTCGCCCGGCCAGGCTCGAGGCCGCCAGCACCTCCAGCCTCTGCGGGAGCTCCATGTGCTCTGCGGCCCCCCAGTCCCCGGGCGGCTCGGGCTCCCGCACCGCAGGCCTCCAGGATTTCCGGCCAAGGTCCTCCGGGAGGTTCCAGCAGGATGTGCAGGAGGCCTTGGAGGGCGTCAGCTTTATTGCCCAGCATATGAAGAGTGATGACCGAGACCAGAGT